In Erigeron canadensis isolate Cc75 chromosome 8, C_canadensis_v1, whole genome shotgun sequence, the DNA window GCTTTTTCAGAAGTTGACCGCTTAAAGAAAGAGTTGGAAAAACAAGCAGCGTCCTTTAGTGTAAAGGTGGGTGGGTGTATCTTCTTTTTTAGTCTTTCCCTTTTCATCAGTAGCCTAGATGGAGCAACAAGTTTTACAAGAGGAGTCAAGAAGGCAAAGTGGACAGTCTGAACGGGCCGGGTAAAAGGTGAATGTGTTTTTTATAGGTCAATACAGGTTGGATCAGGTTGAACTAAAATACTGCTgttcaagaaaaataaaataaaaaaatactgaaatatgtttgtttaactTTTTCTCTGAAGTCATTAGCATGTGAAATAAGCTTTACCAAAACTGAATTATTTCAATAAAGATCTgacttttttttccccataaaATACAGAATTTTGACATCTTTTACTTGTTTGATCAGTGAAAGATTAAACGTATACCTAACGACCCTTTCATAAGTCAATTGGTTGAAATCGCACCTCTAACTAGGAGTATGCTAAAATGTGTTGATTCTGCAAATGCTATTTTGGTTGTATAGCTAAGAGATTCTGAAGAGAAGGTGATGGGTTTAAATAAAGAAAGAGAGCAACTTATGAAGCAAAGAGACTCTTCTCATCAGGAGGCACTTTTATGGCGTTCTGAGCTTGCAAAAGCCAGGGAGCGTGTGGTCATCTTAGAAGGAGCTGTTGTTAGGGCTGAGGAGAAGGTCAGGGTTAAGGATGCAGAGGCTGACGCTGCAATAAAGGAGGCAACAGAAAAAGAGACGGCTGCAAGAAAGGAAAATCAAGAGCTTTTGGCATACATTAATGTGTTACAGCTACAACTTCAAAGGTTTGATTTACTTATTGAACCACATCAACTTACTCTGATAAATGGTCAAAATGGGTAGTTGTTGGTGCTGATCGGATTGGACTATAAGTCGTTTATAAGCGAAGAAATTTgagtacaaaatatatattattatgctAATGCTCTAGTTACTTGGAATAGAATAACATAATTATGCATGTTGGCGGTGATGTTTCAACGTGTCAACCCATTTGGCCTAATCCTTTTTACCCCATTTTACCTATTCTCGGCAAGACATGTCCCAAATAGACCATGCATTAGTATAGTAAATGGTAGAAACTCACCTCTAGTGTTAGCCTCATATATATTAGCCGGCATTAGAACTATTTTTCATGATTCCTATTCAGCCAATTTTTTTAACTTAGGGCCTGTTCTTTTTTTTGGTCATGAAGTGCTGAATGTACTAAGTGGCTGAATGTATAAACAATgtctgaatgtataaataatgtctgaTGTGGTGGTCAACTTGGTTAGCAGACAGGAGGAAAACACAAAGCAAGTCATGGAGGAAAGAGGGGAGTCTTGCCCAGATGGCGATACGCAACCCTTGACCAAACACGTACATCCATCTGAAGAGAATGTGGATAAAGCATGCCTTAGTGTTTCTAGGAATATTCCAGTATCAGAGAGAAATTTAGTTCACCCACCACCATCTTTGGATCAAACAGGCTCAATTGGTGATGGTGAATGGAACGATATAGAGGCAACAGAAGCAAGAATAGCAGATGTTAGAGAAATTGCACCAGACACTGAAGGGAATAGTTTGGATATTCCGGTCTTTTTACAGACAAATGATGGCCAGCAGCCAATAGGAAGTGCATACCATCCAGATGTTCATACAATTAGACAACCAGATGATACACAGCCGGAACAAACAACGGATTCATACCATCAGCCTTAGATGTATGGCAATACTCTTAAAGAAAAACTATCTTTTGGTATTATAAAAACTTGTTTTGGTTACAGGGTGAATGAATTGCGAAAATGATCGTATAGTGAGTTGTGAAAATTAATATTTGCTGACTTTTAGAAGCTTCTGAATGGACTGCTTTCGCTGATGAGCTTAATTTTAGTGCAAGCATTGGGCTTGACCCTTTTATAGAGACGTTTAGAAGTTGATTTGGAAGTGATTATGTGATACTGTATAATCAGAATAAAAGTATTAGTTGTAATAAAAACATGACTTGCAAGATAGCATTTTGATGTGTTTATGTTGTATTTTGTATGTACATCATAATGcgcatatctatactatattataataattatcactctctctcataaaaatgttaatagaaaattgtcattttatcctttataaattaatttatatcacCAATCCCTTATCTTCAAAAATATTCTCACtacctttttacatcaattacattaaatcaattacttacatCGACCACCACCAACAGTTCGTCACCATCACGACCGCCGTCACCGCCACCAGTCGTCATCGTTACCACCAAACCGCCGTcgcatcgtgcgggtacaatgctagtatatatttagttatttgAACATTTGTCGGTTGTTAGTATGATTACGTTAGGAGGTAATAGATAAAATGACCAGAAATTAGAATATTAATTGAATAGCTGATGACTGAAACCAGTTTATTTACCCATAAATAAGCAGATGAATTAGATCTCAAAATTCATATCCAGACACCCACATGTGGGTTTGTTGTTATATCCTTTGATAAAGTACTAATTCTTAAAGCagtttaattacttaaaaactGTGTTTCAAACCGACTTGAGGGGGGTGTTTGCCTGTTTGGGTGCTATTGCTTATTTAAGACAGCTTATGACTTTTTCAAAAAGCTCTTACTCCCGATTTTCTTGGCAATACTTTACAAGCCTTAATAAGTGCCTCACCTTCCATCAGAACACTAGAGAAAGCTTTTCtgatatgataatatgataagtTGGTAATGTTCGAAGACAAGTGTTACCCGATCAACTTTGTCTCCTATGTAATAAATCATTCTTAAGACAACTGGTAATCCTACATTTTCTATACATTATTGTTGTTCCAACATAAAGAAGAATTAAAAACATCGCTCTCTTTCACAATATTCTGATTTTCTTTGTGTTTGTTTTGTTCATACCAGTTCCATTATCAATCGATAGCTTATATCGCTACTTAATCAATTATTTCATCTAGAGCTGTCATTACCAATAGATATATTCTCATTCTAAAACAGATGGGCTTACTACTATAAAATTGGACAACTAGCAGTTCATGTTATATACCATTCCATTATCCCATGTTTATACATTAAATTGAATGTGTGTTCAATAGGAACAACAGTTTGGCATAATAAAGGTATTCTTTTGATAACCATGGTTATAACCTTATCAGAGTTCCACCAGTATTCAAACTTCATTTTATGGACAAACTTTCCAACCAACAAACATGATGGCATGACAACTCTTGCTTCCTAAAACAAGCAGATAATTAAATTAGGCAGAGGTGGTGATTGCTGCTGCTCACCATATGTTATGTGGTCGGCTTGTTTTAGCAAAATAATGTTGTTTGTACAGCCATTCCGTTAGCCTAGAAAGGAGGAATGGGGGGTGTTTGTGGttgttcgttggcgattccttccggtaaggtgtgagaaccttttgtacgccaagaaagtgtgtgtgtgtgtgatcatgtgattatatgattatatgattatatcatTATTCTAGCCATTCTTCCCCCTATTTATAGGGGGTTCGTGACTTATTCCCCAAGTAGGGTTTTATTAGATTTAATCGGGCCGTGCATATCTCTTCTAAGAATAAGGGATTTGATTTGATCTTCTTTCCCTAGATATGAGATTCTTGATAAATgcaaatcattttcttatttatcGAGAGTGACACATACCCTTTGATCGTACCCTGCGTGATTACGTCTGGGTGGGtacgtcatcaagccccccagtctaaTGGGGTGACTCTGCGAAGATCATCGTATTAGACTCATACCCGCTCTTCTCCGCGCTCTTTTTGTAACAGAACGCAAAGTTCAGGGTTTATTGTGTAAATATATGTGGTAGGTTTTAGGTATTAATGTGAGATAGGTTTGAAGATACCTGATTATAGTAACCTGGGTTACTTGTTCCTGGGTGTTTGACCCGAGATTGCTTTGTACCTGGGTGTTTGACCCTAGGTTGCTTTGTCCCTGGGTGTTTGACCCTAGGTTGCTTTGTCCCTGGGTGTTTAGGTTGCTTTGTCCCTGGGTGTTTGACCCTAAGTTGATATGACTGGGTGTTTGACCCCGAGTTTGTTTGACCCTGGGTGTTGGGTCCAGGTTGATATGATTTTGAGTATTGTTTTGCGATCCCGCTGCATTGTTTGGCCTTTGGACTCTTGATCGAGGATCGTGTGGTTGCCTTCGCCTTCCGCTTGGTGGTGTGTCGCCGTCATACTCATCATATTCTTCGTCGAAGTTGATTGCCCTGCCTGCCAATTCTCCTGCGTCCTGGAGACGTCTTAGAGTGCTCAGGATACTGACATAGTTTTGCCGTACGTATGCATCGTCGAGCTGGGGCTGAGCTGATGTAGAGGCATGCGTCGCCCCTACTGATGAAGGTGTTATTTGTGTGCCGCCTTGATTTCGGTTTAGATCTATGCTTTATCCAACGAAACCGGGTGGCGACTTATTTTCCTCACTTATTCTTCTAGGTTTTAGGGCTTgggaaaacaaaattttttgcAGGTTTTGCTGTTCGGAGAATGTCTcgcggatggcgccaattgtttgtacagcTAATCCATTAGCCTAGAAAGGAGGAATGGGGGGTGTTTGTGGttgttcgttggcgattcccttccggtaaggtgtgagaaccttt includes these proteins:
- the LOC122579100 gene encoding switch-associated protein 70 isoform X1, which encodes MATNGDGGIVTEASLDKIKRQLASGSGRNLLQGPLLKRSETLRKWNERWVILDPTTGKMEYKIRRNDPNVKGTIVFDSNSTIMTSPYNFHGLPKYDNCIIYIATPQKKEYFLCAETPGAARAWVSTLHATQLVLRAHKEAVNSLAGNSNAKLGTVSAVVAAANSTALESSKEIEAALQIARRNALGSVMNKTLDAPLDDLTIMKETLRVKDEELQNLARDIRARDATIKEIAEKLTETAEAAEGAASAAHTMDEQRKIAFSEVDRLKKELEKQAASFSVKLRDSEEKVMGLNKEREQLMKQRDSSHQEALLWRSELAKARERVVILEGAVVRAEEKVRVKDAEADAAIKEATEKETAARKENQELLAYINVLQLQLQSRQEENTKQVMEERGESCPDGDTQPLTKHVHPSEENVDKACLSVSRNIPVSERNLVHPPPSLDQTGSIGDGEWNDIEATEARIADVREIAPDTEGNSLDIPVFLQTNDGQQPIGSAYHPDVHTIRQPDDTQPEQTTDSYHQP
- the LOC122579100 gene encoding switch-associated protein 70 isoform X2, yielding MATNGDGGIVTEASLDKIKRQLASGSGRNLLQGPLLKRSETLRKWNERWVILDPTTGKMEYKIRRNDPNVKGTIVFDSNSTIMTSPYNFHGLPKYDNCIIYIATPQKKEYFLCAETPGAARAWVSTLHATQLVLRAHKEAVNSLAGNSNAKLGTVSAVVAAANSTALESSKEIEAALQIARRNALGSVMNKTLDAPLDDLTIMKETLRVKDEELQNLARDIRARDATIKEIAEKLTETAEAAEGAASAAHTMDEQRKIAFSEVDRLKKELEKQAASFSVKLRDSEEKVMGLNKEREQLMKQRDSSHQEALLWRSELAKARERVVILEGAVVRAEEKVRVKDAEADAAIKEATEKETAARKENQELLAYINVLQLQLQRQEENTKQVMEERGESCPDGDTQPLTKHVHPSEENVDKACLSVSRNIPVSERNLVHPPPSLDQTGSIGDGEWNDIEATEARIADVREIAPDTEGNSLDIPVFLQTNDGQQPIGSAYHPDVHTIRQPDDTQPEQTTDSYHQP